TGCTGTATTTGTGTGTCATTCAGACGGATGCCCAGTTTATTGGAGTACTTCAGTTACAACTGTAATTTCATGGGGATTTTGGCTGGTCCCACCTGCTCCTATAACGATTACATTGCCTTCATCGAGGGCACCCCCTATCGCCACAGAGACCTTGAGATCAAAGGAAAAGTCAATGGGAAGAGCAGACTGAATGACCCTTCaccaaatgtttgttttattaagttgtttatattattatttttttttttatgatatcacATTATACACCAATTCATGTAACAGAGAGCTTAAATGTTGAACAAATGTTGCCATACATTATCATTCAAAAATTTGGGTAAAGATATTAggcatttaattaatcaaaaatacagtaatacagtaaaatacagtaatattgtgaaaaatatatattttaattttatacaacCATTTTctactttgttttaaaatgacatttattcctgtaaagctgaattttcagcatcattagtccagtcttgagcatcacatgatccttcagaaatcattcatgttGATTTTGGGCTCAAGAAACGCTTCTTATTGATGCTGATAACAGTTATACTACTTAATATACTACTTAAAACTgtgatgcatacatttattttatttacattaatttcaggaatctttgatcaaaagaatagcatttctTTGCTTTAGAAATCTTTACTCTcatattttatcaatttaatgcatccttgttgaacaaCAGTAAAAAATCCcctcaccccaaacttttgaacagaaatgTACATATTATCTACAGTATGTTTTATTCAAAACTATTAAGTTGTGCATTTCTTAACAGACAGAGGTCATCCGGAAACTGGCCACCTGCTTCATCTCTCTGCTGGTCTTCCTCTCCGTCTGCAAAGTCTGTCCTGTGGAGCGTAACGTTGATGATGATTTTATTGCCACCACACCCTTCTATGCTCAGGTGGTCTACCTGTATTTGTCCATGCTGACCACCCGGCCTAAATACTACTTTGTTTGGACTCTGGGTGCGTGGACTTCCTGCCTCTCCTTCTCTTCCCATCTGGCtagatttctctctctttttcttgttttgattttattattgaaAGTTATCGGTTTGTCTCATTTGTCTCTTTGCTTCTGTTATGATGATGGATatcatgttttgatattttttgcTCATTCACAGAGGCATCATGCTCTTATTTGTCTGACGGAATAAGACTTGTCCAAtctgcatatattatatatacatactagGCTAGTCAAATCTTTGCAGATTGATCGTGTCTTATTCCCCCCTCAGAAAAATAATTGACCCCTCATTTCAAAGAGGCATGACAGTTCTTTTATTAATCTGTTTTCCTATTTCCAAGTTGTCCTTTCTCTCCCCAAATGTGTTATATATGTGTCTTGTTGAACAATCCTGGAAAGAATAATTTAATCAAGCACAAACCGTAGTTTGTTTTTCACGTTTCACCGTTATTGTTTATGCCGTGCCTTGGGCATGATTAATTACACATTAGGATGCATCATCCATCACTGGTTGTGTTGACCCATTTGAATTGGGATCAACAGCTTACACAACACAGAGTTAGTCCATATGACTTGGGTTTTACTGCCCTCTTTAGACTAAAGATGGAACTAAAACTCCTATTAGAATGTAGTTATTCAATTTATGTAGTAGGTTCTGACatggtaagataaaaaaaaactaaatacttgCTCCATTATAAATACACCTTATATAAAGGTAGAAACAACCTTAGTGCTGTGTATCATTGGTTTCATAACATATATTATATCTGATGTGAGTATCTTGACACTCATGCTGTCTTTCTGAATAGCTGATGCCATCAATAACGCAGCAGGATTTGGATTTAATGGCTATGACAGTAATGGTTTGCCTCGATGGGATCTCATTTCCAACCTAAGGATCATGAATATCGAGGTCAGTTCAATTGCTCTTAAGTTGATGTTTTTTCCCCTCCTCTGAGGGAATCGGAAGTGTTTTAATCAGTTAAGTCAACTCTTATATTTTCAGCTTGCCACCAGCTTTAAGGTATTCCTGGACAACTGGAACATTCAAACAGCACATTGGCTTAAAAGGTGAGAACTGGAAGAGCGCATTTTGCTATTGAACACgaccattcaaacgtttggggtcggtaagatttttatgCTTTTAAAGCATTCTTTTGtattcaccaaagctgcatttatttgatcaaaactactgtaaaaacataaatattgggAGATATCATTAccgtttaaaataactgttttccactttaatatatttaaaaacgtaatttattcatttgatgactaataataaaattagaatattagaaaattagaataagctaattttcagcatcattacttcagtcttcagtgtcacacgatccttcagaaatcattctaacatgctgatttgctgctcaagaaacatttctgttattATGTTTTTGACATAACATTTTTGGTGCTCAGTATTTTTGTGGAGACTATgatagattctttgatgaatagaaagttcaaaagaaccacaTTTATTTGCTATAAAAATCTTTTTGGTAACATTGTATGttttgatcgatttaatgcatcctaatcaataaaatgctaattgctttaaattgaaaaaaatcacACTGACCCCTgactttttgaatggtagtgtgatTACAGTACCTGTCACTAGTCCTCTACCTTCATGATTTAATGAATGCTGTGCTTGTTTTAATTATTGTGTGTCCTAGATTGAGTGATCTCAGTAATCTCTGTGTGAGATGGCTCCATCTACTGGTGCTTTTTCACAATGATCCAGTTTAGTAATAATTAACATGGTGTCATTATGAGCAAACAGAGTAACAACTGATACTGTAAGCATAGAAGTATAAGCATTAGATGAAGGATCATTTCCTtcctctttttatttataatgctagtatgattattttatattgttttattatgtgtGACACTGTGTGTTGTCTTGTAGGGTGTGTTATGAACGTTGTCCCTACAACCCCACAGCTGCAACCTTCCTGCTGTCAGCCATGTGGCATGGGGCTTACCCGGGCTATTATCTCACCTTCCTGACTGGCATCGTCATCACTCTCGCAGCCAGAGCTGTGAGTGACATTACATCCTACCAAATATGACGTACACTTCACATAGGGAATATTCCTGCGCCTTTTATTTAATCTTGCCATTTGCTTGGCCATAAAGAGCACAgggatttatttgtttatttttgtaaatgacaattgtaaaaaaaaaaaaagtttttgattaTCATTGCTTGGGTTTCTGGGCGCTGTCAGTTGGTATTCCTCACTTTTTTAATGTCTTGTTTCCTATTCTCCTTCAGGTGAGACACAATGTAAGACCATACTTCTTGGGTTCACCAACTCTCAAGTTTGTGTATGATGTCATCACATGGGCGGCTACACAGATTGCCATTTGTTACACCGTGATTCCATTTGTTCTGCTTTCTGTTGGCCCCTCGCTCAAGTTCTACAGGTGGGAAGGACAACCAAAAACGGATACTAAAAATGcagaacttttttctttattcatgAGTTGATGTTCTACTGTCTCCATCACTTTGTAGGTCATGGTACTTCTGCATCCACATAGGCTGTATACTGCTGGCCATCGTGCTGCCTGTGAAACCACGCCACCTGCGGCTGAAAGAGCAACAGCCTGCCGTACAACCGAGCCTGGAGAGCACAGACAGCAACAGCAACCAGAAACAAAAAGCCACATGAGTCCTGAAACACCTTACCAATCttctatacacacacagactgggCAGATGTACCTATTCTCCAGCCACACATGAAGAGAGTCAGATAAACTACAGCTCACAAataaaccaaccaaccaaccaacttctGTCTGGACTGACAGAGAAAATCATCTCTTGGCTCAGTATAGTGGTACTGGGATTGGACAGTGATTTGAGATGATGGAATCAGACTGGTATAAGAGGAGTTTTATTGCCAAGAAAACACTGTTGTATAGAATTATGTGACCTTGCCTTTGTAATTCAACCTGTCACAGCAAGTATTAGTGTCCTCATCTGGTGGTCTTGTATTGGgctgtaaatagtttttttttgcaaggGACAAGACCAATACCACTTTGCAAAAAGCTGGCAATATTATATTTGAaagcaaaatgttttaatgtggtaggggtaaaaataaatataaccaaACTAACAAGAAATGAGAACTAATAAAGTTGGAAAATTGAAGATCAAAGGATGGAGGATGTCTTTGCAAAAGAaacttaaaatgtcaaaaagaCTGAATTTAGATTTTGATTCCAAAACTGGGCTCTTGGTCCTTTGTCATGTTATGTTTGTTATGGTCTGTCATAGCTTCTCGTCCATGTAGTCTTCACATAAAACTTTAAAAGTTTCACACAATACATTCCAATTTAAAGACCAGAGATTCTTTTCTCATTAACAAAAGTATTTTTCTGGATAATCCAATCTAAACGGGGAATTTTGGAAAGTTATGAAATGTTAGAGTAACATCtggcagaaaacaaacaaaaaaaggttagTACTGTTAACTGCGTGACTTTTGTGAGTCAGGCAGGTGGTGATTCTGTATGCAGAGTAATGCACATTTTGTATGGCCTCAGTCAGCTTCAGGGTTTAGCTTGCGTAAAGTTGGAAAGGAAGCTGATGTTTGTGTTAAAGATCTATGAAATTGTAGAGGATGTCCACTGGATTTGTTTGAAACATTAAGTTCTCTGTGTGGATCTGGAGCCTTTGTTTTTTGCAaattatgtgattaaaaaaaaggtcTTTTTACTAGCCCTTTGTGGTCTGTTTGTCTTCTGATTAACCATTTTGTGAAGATACTGTACATGCTACAGTTACACATTCATTACTCCATAGTAAATGTTTAATAAGCATTGGTAATTTAGCTTTCCGTATTCTCACATGCCTCAACCTGGATGAACATCTGCCCTTTGCTCTGCAGACATAAAGTGTGCACTTTGTGCCACTACAGATAATAAGTTACTTGATGTTGCTAACATTATATTATAGGGACGTTTCTTCCACTACAGGCAAATTTATGTctaaatttaaatacataaaatgtcaggtttgaaatcaataaaataatagcAAAACATCCATCACAGAATGATTTCAAACACAATACATAATTTTCGATAAGGTGGAAATAACATGCATTTGGTTCATTGTTGAAACTAGTGAAATTTTTTAAAATTCgcctgtgtattttatttttattgaatagcattttattttacttttttattttatttttatttaattatggcCACAGGGTGAAGTTTCCATACAATACAGTTTgctagttgaagaaacacccatagACTGTTGATAGAAATGCTGAGTAATGTAGTATCTCTTCCCATATTGTGAACTGTCACATGCATTCATGTGCTGATCTGAGCTGAGGGAGCCGTGACGTCACGCAGTGTGTTGTCAGGGACTCGCCGGGAAGAAGCTGGAACGGCACAGCGCTTTGCTTCATCAAAATGGCTGTTAAAGATGGTGAATAGGAAGAAAGAAGCGCCATAAACCGAAAAAACAGAGAGGAACGACTTTCCAAACGGACCTCCTGGCAGCAGAGCATTTTAGCCTTTCTCTTTTCTGAGGTAACGTTACGTCTCACTACAGAAGGCAGATGAAGGGATTAAATCGCGTTTGTGGGTTGATGCCGAGTATGACTGACAGTTCATAGCCTATAAGAGGACAGTAACGAGCATCAATCTGTAGAAATTAGCAGATTTAAACAACAACAGTGAATAAGATTATTGTCAATGTATTAATGTACTGATACGGTTAATCTGTTGTTCAGGGTTGTATTGATGGCGATTAAATGTCTGGTCTCTCATGTGTTATTATATGTGTCATATGTGAGTGAGTGCATCAACATGAAGACGATACACTGCCCGTCCTGTTTATTTCTAGAAATACattctttaatataaaaattacattaatgtttagaCAGTCAAATATTTCAGGATTAACAAGcaccttattatttattatttacatctaTATCTAGACATAATACAATACACAATACACTACAGTAAATACAACTATGTTTATTGCTTTGTTATATTCTGTTATATGTTTgtataaaacataaacataataaagcaaaacataatatataatgtgcagttatttttattgttttatgtaatatACGGTAGTGTTCCTACTTCCTACCAGTCTTTATAAAAATCTGTGTAATAATATCTAAATATCTGTCAGTCATCTCAGCATCTTGCTGTAGACTGTAGGCGTGGATTGCTCTTGGTTGCTATAAATAATGTGTGATGCCATTCCAGAGCAGACAGACAGCAGTCACAGTCAGCAATCTAAAGGCATTCAGACAAAAGAGTGTGCTGGATATATTGTATCACATCATGGTTTATAAGAATAACTTTGCTGTCATGTTTCACAGATAGAGACTAAAGAGCTGCTTGGATTTCGGAGTGAGCTGCCCTGTTCTCTTTATTGTTGTCCAGTTGTTTGTCGAGTGCCTGTCTGTTTTTCCCTTCTTTTATACGGCCTGTATTAAAGGTTAAcgtcacacatacttgcacatattaaatATGTCTATCATTTTATTGTTCTATTGTTCACGTTGTATATCTGTTATTCAGttgtttatttacaaatttgCTTCACAAGGaataattataaattttttttttttatcaaatatttaaataaaaattgatatatttatataaattataaattatatacttgagccacaggaacaccatttaattatatatttataagtatttgtttaaaatactTTGATACATTGTTATAAAATACATTGATCTTGCCATTGAAATAGCCAGAGATGCTGGCGCGACACTAAAAATaaaccaacaaataaataaatacatttattaatgggAGGAGACTGAAAGATTATTAGGTATAAAACTGTCTGTTTGATAGACATTTAAGATGAGTATTTGCACTAAGTAACTGTAGGGAAACCTATTAGAGTGCGTCTGTGGAGGTGCTTGGAGAAAATGAATAGTTATCTCTTTTTTATGCTTATCTGCACCAGCCTCCTTTCTCCTGACATTTAAAGTCCATTGCTATGCTTGGCCTGCCCTGAAGCAAATGTACTGATATCACTTGTCGCTCAGTAAGGCAAACTCAGCAATTTAACATCTTTAATCTAAAGGAGTTTCATATCAGTTACTTACTTTAATCTTTTATCCTCCAAAAACCTATTATAGTATACAGATTAGGCTTGGACTCTCCCAGTCTCATCATCTATGTTCTGAAAGTGACTAAATCTGTTTCTACGTAGGGTGTCCTAGTAAGAGGCAATCATGGACACCACAACCTCCATCAAGATGACCACTCTGGCCATCCAGAACCTCTTCAGCTACGTGGAAGAAGAGAATCTGGCAGCTGTTAAAGCCCATCTTGACAAGTTCAAAGAGGTGGATGGTCGAAGCGATGTAagttacatactgtataaaaacaaaaaaaacataatttaagatgatcaagttaacattttggaatatcaAATATCTttctctgttgtttatttatttatttttgacagaatGGACAGACTCCTCTGATGTTGGCCTCAGAGCAGGGCAGTCTTGAGATTGTTCAGGAACTCATCAGAAGGGGTGCAAACGTCAATTTGGATGATGTGGTGAGAAAATGCCCACTTtagttttacagaaaaaaattgcaGGTTGTAGCTTTTGTTTCCATTCAAAcagatattaatataatatttaccaACCAAAAGTGGAGCAGACATTTTCGATGCTTGATATATAATTTTTGGATGGCCATTTATCAGTAGCTCATTAACATGTTCCTATAAGAAAATAAGGAATGAATAGATAGGACAGCTACTCTCTGCTATAATTAactaatgaattatatatatatatatatatgtgaccctggaccacaaaaccattcttaagtcactggggtatattcttagcaatagccaaaaaacattgtatgggtcgaaattatcgatttttcttttatgccaaaaatcattagggtatTGAGTACATCTTtaaaatttcctaccgtaaatatatcaaaacttaatttttgagtagtaatatgcattgctaagaacttcatttggacaatttcaaaggtgattttctcagtatttttttgcaccctcagatttccgATTTCCAAATTTGTATCTTGGagaaatattgtctgatcctaataaatcatacatcagtggaaagcttatctaaatgaaaaaaaattgacacttaagactggttttgtggttcagggtcataTTTTGTCATATATGTAAAACCTGTTAAGGTGTGGTGTCCACTCCATCACTGATCCTACGGTGACATTGGCCAGTGGTTCAGTGGTTTCCGTAGTGACCTCTCATCTCTGGGCTTTTCCCTGACAGGACTGCTGGTCCGCTCTGATCTCTGCAGCTAAGGAGGGGCATGTGGAAGTGGTGAAAGAGCTGCTGGAAAACAGTGCTTATATTGAGCACAGAGATATGGTGAGACAATCTAACTGCAATCGTTTATATCAAAcacaatatgtgttttttttatttttcacaataatCACATTTGGAAAAAGAAACACATTCTTATCTAATTATCAAAACTCGAGGTGGCTTTGTGTCATACAGGGGGGTTGGACTGCCCTTACTTGGGCTTCATATAAAGGTAGAGTTGAGGTGGCCAAGGTCCTGCTTGAGACTGGTGCAAACCCAAACACCACTGGACAGGTAAAACTTGCATATGGTATAAGCACATACAAATCATATCAAATCAAAATCGAATCCAAATAATGGCTGTTTAATATATGCATTCACTAAATAAAATTTGACATGCATTTCCCATGGCTAGCAATACAGCGTCTACCCTGTAATCTGGGCAGCCGGTAGAGGCCATGCAGAGATTGTGAAACTCTTGCTGGAGCATGGAGGTAAAGTCAACTGCTCTGATAAGGTGAGCCAAACCAATCCTAACcgattaaataattattttgtgttaaatttgtgttgaaaaaataataataatgttcttacAGTGGAAAGGGTCAATTGTTTAATACGCAATAAAAAGACTTGCATATTTCacttcaaaatgtattattttatactttCAGTATGGCACCACCCCACTAATCTGGGCTGCTAGAAAGGGTCACTACGACTGTGTGATGCACCTGCTGGAGAACGGAGCCGATGTTGACCAGGAGGGGGCGGTATGTGCTCATCATTCAGCATAGTGGTTCTCACCTTTTTTTACTTTAAGGGTACCCCCCACCCCCAACCCATCCCAGTTTGTCTAATCAATCAGGTCTAATCaattcacaccaagcacgataactataaagataacgataaagatatagttctaaaaatcgtttcacaatattaaagaatagcggagtccacgccacaactataacgataaaggcacagatcaacgatatcgttggaatcactttcagaatgatttttttttttctgatgaacgataaaaacattgccagccaatcagaatcaatcctgcagtaatgagctcgagaatttaaagcagcagacgcgcgtCTGCTTTatatacacagacaatatcgttcgctggtgtggacgctaatattgttatctttatagttatctttatagttatcgttcttggtgtgaacggtcCTTAACTCAtgaattaaaccttttttttttgagcttggcataactcaaaaaaatgtatattctttgAAAAATGCTCATGGAGTTATAcctaagattttatttatttttgtgacttTTACAGGTCTAGaaataacacttttaaaatgtatgtaattatcATTATCAAGAAGTATTTCATTCCTCATACACAATTttccataataaatatacataactgAAAAAAGGTGTAGGCTGAAGCTTATTTTATCTACCATTTCTTTCCATTATAATTGTAATAAGCCTTATATGTAAGACATATCTTGATTGTTTTGTTgcttgttgtttattttattaat
The sequence above is a segment of the Carassius gibelio isolate Cgi1373 ecotype wild population from Czech Republic chromosome A20, carGib1.2-hapl.c, whole genome shotgun sequence genome. Coding sequences within it:
- the LOC127938727 gene encoding lysophospholipid acyltransferase 2 → MATETISACTGSDLLQPISEITNLPLDQVNFVVCQLCALLTAVWFRLYLHPSKTSPFVRHVVATLLGIYFALFCFGWYALHFLLQSGITYGIMILTGVEHMHKYCLVVALGYLSFCQITRVYVFDYGMYSADFTGPMMVITQKITSVAFEIHDGMARKEDQLNQGQKLLAIRRMPSLLEYFSYNCNFMGILAGPTCSYNDYIAFIEGTPYRHRDLEIKGKVNGKSRLNDPSPNTEVIRKLATCFISLLVFLSVCKVCPVERNVDDDFIATTPFYAQVVYLYLSMLTTRPKYYFVWTLADAINNAAGFGFNGYDSNGLPRWDLISNLRIMNIELATSFKVFLDNWNIQTAHWLKRVCYERCPYNPTAATFLLSAMWHGAYPGYYLTFLTGIVITLAARAVRHNVRPYFLGSPTLKFVYDVITWAATQIAICYTVIPFVLLSVGPSLKFYRSWYFCIHIGCILLAIVLPVKPRHLRLKEQQPAVQPSLESTDSNSNQKQKAT